The Parasegetibacter sp. NRK P23 genome includes a window with the following:
- a CDS encoding BatD family protein, whose protein sequence is MKNPLRYIPIFLLNFICLSAFAQLQVQAKADKQKLFIGDQFRLNISVTGDQNAITGFPIADSLPGFELIEQGKIDTSIQGGMVLLQQELVLTSFDSGRQVIPPFHLEVGDRIYRSDSIPIEVTYSPNGVPQEYHDIKDIQEVKGDINWLYWIAGVGSLLALVLIFFWWRKNRNKHPAIKRYEHLSPYEEAMKLLNDLETEEMPVKERYTRLTYIFRIFLKRKFNWNAFGKTTYDLLLEVEKTPLPEDDYKLLAQTLRTCNLVKFAKYEPAPNEHSTHIGSIRHIIKSLNNQP, encoded by the coding sequence TTGAAGAACCCATTACGATATATACCAATTTTCCTGCTGAACTTCATTTGCCTGTCCGCATTCGCCCAGTTGCAGGTGCAGGCCAAAGCTGATAAGCAAAAGCTATTCATCGGCGATCAGTTTCGGTTAAACATATCCGTTACTGGCGACCAGAATGCGATTACCGGTTTTCCCATCGCCGATTCGCTTCCGGGTTTTGAACTGATTGAACAGGGGAAGATAGATACCAGTATTCAGGGCGGAATGGTCCTGCTTCAACAGGAACTGGTGCTCACCAGTTTCGATTCCGGCAGGCAGGTTATCCCGCCGTTTCACCTGGAAGTGGGGGATCGCATTTACCGGTCCGATTCCATTCCTATTGAAGTCACGTATTCTCCCAACGGCGTTCCGCAGGAATACCACGATATCAAAGATATACAGGAAGTAAAAGGCGACATCAACTGGTTGTACTGGATCGCCGGTGTTGGCAGTCTGCTGGCGCTCGTGCTCATCTTTTTCTGGTGGAGAAAGAACCGCAATAAGCATCCGGCCATCAAGCGGTACGAGCACCTTTCTCCTTACGAAGAAGCCATGAAATTGCTGAACGACCTGGAAACGGAGGAGATGCCGGTAAAAGAACGGTACACGCGCTTGACCTACATTTTCCGCATTTTCCTGAAACGAAAGTTCAATTGGAACGCGTTTGGAAAAACAACTTACGACCTGCTGCTGGAAGTGGAGAAAACGCCTTTGCCGGAGGATGATTACAAATTGCTGGCGCAAACCCTGCGTACCTGCAACCTGGTGAAGTTCGCGAAGTATGAACCGGCACCGAACGAGCACAGCACGCATATTGGCAGCATCCGCCACATTATTAAAAGTTTAAACAACCAACCATAG
- a CDS encoding VWA domain-containing protein yields MLYDWLQHIVFARPWVLWALLLIPLMVFWYIRSLRQGKSTLLVSTTKHFQSGSWKQYLRHLPFIFRALGMAALIVALAQPQERNTEEQFNGEGVDIMLCMDVSGSMLAQDFQPNRLEAAKEVAANFIDQRLTDRIGLVIFSGESFTQCPLTTDKAILKNQLFSMRSGFLEDGTAIGSGLATSLDRLKDSKAASRIVILLTDGENNGGLIDPSTAREMAKTLGIKVYTIGVGSEGMAPVPQQTSRGVIMQIEKVNIDEKLLTRIAEETGGKYFRAKDKEGLKTIYQEIDKLEKTKIEVTTYTRSNEKFFPFVVLALGLLALEMILRYTLLRKFP; encoded by the coding sequence GTGCTGTACGACTGGCTGCAACATATCGTTTTCGCACGTCCCTGGGTGTTATGGGCGCTGTTGCTGATCCCGCTGATGGTGTTCTGGTACATCCGTTCCCTGAGGCAGGGTAAAAGCACCTTGCTGGTATCTACTACAAAACATTTCCAATCCGGTTCCTGGAAGCAGTACCTGAGGCACCTGCCTTTCATTTTCAGAGCGCTGGGTATGGCCGCGCTCATTGTTGCGCTCGCACAACCGCAGGAACGAAACACGGAAGAACAGTTCAACGGGGAAGGGGTGGATATTATGTTGTGTATGGATGTGAGCGGCAGTATGCTGGCCCAGGATTTCCAGCCGAACAGGCTCGAAGCCGCGAAAGAAGTGGCCGCAAATTTCATTGATCAGCGCCTCACCGACCGCATAGGCCTGGTGATCTTCTCCGGAGAAAGTTTCACGCAATGCCCACTCACCACGGATAAAGCCATCCTCAAAAACCAGCTCTTCAGCATGAGAAGTGGATTTTTAGAAGATGGTACCGCCATCGGTTCCGGGCTCGCCACCAGCCTGGACCGCCTAAAAGACTCCAAAGCCGCTTCCCGCATTGTGATCCTGTTGACCGACGGGGAAAACAATGGTGGTCTTATCGATCCCTCCACGGCCAGGGAAATGGCGAAAACACTGGGCATAAAAGTATATACCATCGGGGTAGGTTCTGAAGGAATGGCGCCGGTACCACAACAAACTTCCCGCGGCGTGATCATGCAGATCGAAAAGGTGAACATCGATGAAAAACTCCTCACCCGCATCGCAGAGGAAACTGGAGGCAAATACTTCCGCGCCAAAGACAAGGAAGGGCTGAAAACCATCTACCAGGAGATTGACAAGTTGGAGAAAACTAAAATTGAAGTAACCACATATACCCGTTCAAACGAAAAATTCTTCCCATTCGTGGTACTTGCGCTGGGATTGCTGGCGCTGGAGATGATACTGCGTTACACGTTGTTGCGGAAGTTCCCGTAA